The following coding sequences lie in one Moritella viscosa genomic window:
- a CDS encoding toxin ABC transporter, ATP-binding protein: protein MDSSKTENKTQWTIKSSLHVTEDALLDCLILLTEHFGNPCSADALTAGLSISGANLTPELMPQAAGRAGLSAKLSQKGLNELPGMLLPCILLLKDQKACVLQELDFSQDKAIISMPETGGEISLTIAELEAIYVGYLFLIKQQYHGDRDFDVHLHETKKHWLWETITSAAPIYRDVIIASILVNLFALASPLFVMNVYDKVVPNLAFESLWVLAIGATIAYIFDFIMKQLRGYLIDVAGKKIDLQTSAKLFAKVIGMPLEKRAASVGGMAKQLSEFDSVREFLSSATITALVDLPFALLFMFIIWLVAGDLVIFSVVATLLIIGYTLLIQPRLRHAIEESNKFSSLRHGHLIESLSVLELIKANGAEGVVQNSWQQMLGHISSWQLKSKVLTNSVSNVASFIVQVSVIGVVVLGVYRVADNTISMGAIIAAVMLSSRAIAPMAKIASLMTRSNQTMSAMRQLDAIMAQEDEFEDKAHLISRRKLEGNITLEQLGFSYPDIDKPSLYPLSLAIKPGEKVAVIGRNGSGKSTLAKLLLGLYQPTMGSLHYDGMNHKQIHPSDLRRNFGYLPQDITLFHGTIRENILFGAKQVTEYQLIRAVQLSGVNIFTDLDSQGLDQQVGEGGKALSRGQRQSIALARAILNEPQILLLDEPTASLDARAEKQFLQSMKVIAQDRTLVLITHKMQLLHLVDRIIVLDKGHLVADGSKEVVLNKLKNGLLTPGTVQ from the coding sequence GTGGACTCTAGTAAAACTGAAAATAAGACACAGTGGACAATCAAATCTTCTTTGCATGTTACTGAGGATGCACTACTGGATTGCTTAATTTTGCTCACTGAGCACTTTGGCAATCCTTGTTCCGCTGACGCGCTCACAGCAGGCTTGTCTATATCGGGAGCGAATCTTACTCCCGAGTTAATGCCACAAGCGGCTGGGCGTGCGGGCCTGAGTGCTAAACTCAGTCAAAAAGGTCTGAATGAATTACCGGGTATGCTATTACCGTGTATTTTGTTATTAAAAGATCAAAAAGCCTGCGTATTGCAGGAACTGGATTTTAGTCAAGACAAAGCAATTATCTCAATGCCTGAAACTGGCGGTGAAATATCATTAACGATCGCTGAACTAGAAGCTATCTATGTTGGTTATCTGTTTTTGATCAAGCAGCAATATCATGGTGACCGTGATTTTGATGTACACCTACATGAAACTAAAAAACACTGGTTATGGGAAACAATAACGTCTGCTGCGCCGATTTATCGTGATGTTATTATCGCGTCTATTTTGGTTAATTTATTTGCGTTAGCATCTCCGTTATTTGTGATGAATGTGTACGACAAAGTGGTACCCAATTTAGCTTTTGAATCACTTTGGGTATTAGCGATTGGTGCGACCATTGCTTACATATTTGACTTTATTATGAAGCAATTACGTGGTTACCTTATTGATGTCGCAGGTAAGAAAATTGATTTACAAACCTCAGCTAAATTGTTTGCTAAAGTGATTGGTATGCCGTTAGAAAAACGCGCCGCCAGTGTCGGAGGCATGGCCAAACAGCTCAGTGAATTTGATAGTGTGCGGGAGTTTTTATCTTCGGCGACGATAACGGCCTTAGTTGACCTGCCATTTGCGCTGTTATTCATGTTTATTATCTGGCTTGTTGCTGGAGACCTCGTGATATTTTCTGTTGTCGCAACTTTATTAATCATAGGTTATACCTTGCTTATTCAGCCGCGTTTACGTCATGCTATCGAAGAAAGTAATAAATTTTCTAGCCTGCGGCACGGCCATTTAATTGAAAGTTTATCGGTTTTAGAACTGATTAAAGCTAACGGCGCGGAAGGTGTGGTGCAAAATAGCTGGCAGCAGATGCTTGGTCATATCTCTAGCTGGCAGCTTAAATCTAAAGTATTAACTAATTCCGTGTCTAATGTTGCAAGTTTTATTGTGCAAGTGTCGGTAATCGGTGTGGTGGTCTTAGGCGTTTATCGAGTTGCGGATAATACTATTTCGATGGGGGCTATTATTGCTGCGGTTATGTTATCGAGCCGTGCAATAGCGCCGATGGCAAAAATAGCCTCATTAATGACTCGCTCAAATCAAACCATGAGTGCCATGCGTCAACTTGATGCGATCATGGCGCAAGAAGATGAATTTGAAGACAAAGCGCATTTGATTAGTCGTCGTAAACTTGAAGGTAATATTACTTTAGAACAGCTTGGTTTTAGTTATCCTGACATTGATAAACCGAGTTTATATCCGCTGTCTTTAGCAATTAAACCAGGGGAAAAAGTCGCTGTGATTGGTCGTAATGGCTCAGGGAAAAGTACCCTCGCGAAACTCTTGTTAGGTTTATACCAGCCGACTATGGGTAGCCTGCACTATGATGGCATGAATCATAAGCAGATCCACCCAAGTGATTTACGCCGTAACTTTGGCTATTTACCACAGGATATAACCTTGTTTCACGGTACTATTCGCGAAAATATTTTGTTTGGAGCTAAACAAGTAACTGAATATCAGCTTATTCGCGCGGTACAATTATCTGGGGTAAATATATTTACAGATCTTGATTCACAGGGCTTAGATCAGCAAGTTGGAGAAGGCGGTAAAGCATTATCTCGCGGTCAACGTCAATCTATTGCCTTAGCGCGCGCGATCTTAAATGAACCACAAATATTATTACTTGATGAGCCAACTGCAAGTTTGGATGCTCGGGCAGAAAAGCAATTCTTGCAATCTATGAAAGTCATCGCGCAAGATCGCACGTTAGTATTGATAACTCACAAAATGCAATTGTTGCACTTAGTTGATCGGATTATAGTATTAGATAAAGGTCATTTGGTTGCTGATGGCAGTAAAGAGGTTGTTTTAAATAAGTTGAAAAATGGGCTGCTGACACCGGGAACTGTGCAATGA